In Gemmatimonadetes bacterium T265, one DNA window encodes the following:
- a CDS encoding acrylaldehyde oxidase, giving the protein MADGSSHTPAVGQPLPRVEGRLKVTGRARYAAEFAPPGLAYAAVVESTIPAGRIAAIDAAEAERAPGVLLVLTHENADRLAYEQPKERPAVDPVSGEQLRALQDAEVKFSGQPVGVVVAATQAQAEYGASLVRVTYARDPAPHTRFDPALGMPTSDAAAKKGRGPESTWGDPDGALAAAPVRVDHTYVQPREHHQAMEPHAAVARWEGDRLTLWSKTQWVGNERDAIALVFGIPAEHVRVINPFVGGAFGSALRTWPHVTLAALAARRAGRPVRLELTRRQLATSVGFRPRAEQRVALGADRAGRLLAVVHEAVAQTSTYEEFADATLDAAASTYACADRRTRYRLVPMHTNTPCPMRGPGHVTGLFAQEVAMDELAAALGLDPVELRLRNYAERHPGKDLPWSSKRLRECYALGAARFGWGARNPAPRAARDGRDLVGYGMATALNPAPRYPTSASATLFADGTAVVRCATSDMGPGTYTAATQVAADALGLPMARVRFELGDTAFPAAKEHGGSTTTASIGPAVQAACRALRAKLDDLARSRGDRAADAADGAADPAALLRRAGLARLDADGSAGPGGDAKAYAIYGFGAVFAEVRVDPDLGTVRVARVVGAYDAGHVVNPRLAHSQCLGGMVQGIGMALTEDAGWDPRHGRATNATLADYHVPVCASVGALDALFVPGKDPVASPLGTKGLAELGLCGVAPAVANAVWHATGVRVRELPITPDKLLTA; this is encoded by the coding sequence GTGGCGGACGGTTCGTCGCACACGCCGGCGGTCGGCCAGCCGCTCCCGCGCGTCGAGGGGCGGCTCAAGGTGACGGGGCGCGCCCGGTACGCCGCCGAGTTCGCGCCACCCGGGCTCGCCTACGCCGCGGTCGTGGAGAGCACGATCCCCGCCGGGCGCATCGCGGCGATCGACGCCGCCGAGGCCGAGCGCGCGCCGGGCGTGCTGCTCGTGCTCACGCACGAGAACGCGGACCGGCTCGCGTACGAGCAGCCGAAGGAGCGCCCCGCGGTCGACCCGGTCTCGGGCGAGCAGCTGCGCGCGCTGCAGGACGCGGAGGTGAAGTTCAGCGGCCAGCCGGTCGGCGTGGTCGTCGCGGCGACGCAGGCGCAGGCCGAGTACGGCGCCTCGCTGGTGCGCGTGACGTACGCGCGCGACCCGGCGCCGCACACCCGGTTCGACCCGGCGTTAGGCATGCCGACGTCGGACGCGGCGGCGAAGAAGGGGCGCGGCCCCGAGTCGACGTGGGGCGATCCCGACGGCGCTCTCGCCGCTGCCCCGGTGCGCGTCGACCACACATACGTGCAGCCGCGCGAGCACCACCAGGCGATGGAGCCGCACGCGGCGGTCGCCCGGTGGGAGGGCGACCGGCTGACGCTCTGGAGCAAGACGCAGTGGGTGGGCAACGAGCGGGACGCGATCGCTCTCGTCTTCGGCATCCCCGCCGAGCACGTGCGCGTGATCAACCCCTTCGTCGGCGGCGCGTTCGGGTCGGCGCTGCGCACGTGGCCGCATGTGACGCTCGCCGCGCTGGCCGCGCGTCGGGCCGGCCGCCCGGTGCGGCTGGAGCTGACGCGGCGCCAGCTCGCCACGTCGGTCGGCTTCCGCCCGCGCGCCGAGCAGCGCGTCGCGCTCGGCGCCGACCGGGCGGGGCGCCTCCTGGCGGTCGTGCACGAGGCCGTGGCGCAGACGTCGACGTACGAGGAGTTCGCCGACGCGACGCTCGACGCGGCGGCGTCGACGTACGCCTGCGCCGACCGGCGCACGCGGTACCGCCTCGTCCCGATGCACACCAACACCCCGTGCCCGATGCGCGGCCCCGGGCACGTGACCGGCCTCTTCGCGCAGGAGGTCGCGATGGACGAGCTGGCGGCCGCGCTGGGCCTCGACCCCGTCGAGCTCCGGCTGCGCAACTACGCCGAGCGTCACCCGGGGAAGGACCTCCCGTGGTCGAGCAAGCGCCTGCGCGAGTGCTACGCGTTAGGCGCCGCGCGCTTCGGGTGGGGCGCGCGGAATCCGGCACCGCGCGCCGCGCGCGACGGGCGCGATCTGGTGGGCTACGGGATGGCGACCGCGCTCAACCCCGCGCCGCGCTACCCGACGAGCGCGTCGGCCACGCTGTTCGCCGACGGCACCGCGGTCGTCCGCTGCGCGACGAGCGACATGGGGCCGGGCACATACACGGCCGCGACCCAGGTCGCCGCCGACGCCCTCGGCCTGCCAATGGCGCGCGTGCGCTTCGAGCTCGGCGACACGGCGTTCCCCGCGGCGAAGGAGCACGGCGGCTCGACCACGACGGCCAGCATCGGCCCGGCGGTGCAGGCGGCCTGCCGGGCGTTGCGGGCGAAGCTCGACGACCTCGCGCGGAGCCGGGGCGATAGGGCTGCGGACGCGGCGGACGGCGCCGCCGACCCCGCGGCCCTGCTCCGCCGGGCCGGCCTCGCGCGCCTCGACGCGGACGGCAGCGCCGGGCCGGGCGGCGACGCGAAGGCGTACGCGATCTACGGCTTCGGCGCGGTGTTCGCGGAGGTGCGCGTGGACCCCGACCTGGGCACGGTCCGCGTGGCGCGCGTCGTCGGCGCCTACGACGCCGGCCACGTGGTGAACCCGAGGCTCGCGCACAGCCAGTGCCTCGGCGGCATGGTGCAGGGGATCGGCATGGCGCTCACGGAGGACGCGGGGTGGGACCCGCGCCACGGCCGCGCGACCAACGCCACGCTCGCCGACTACCACGTCCCGGTGTGCGCCAGCGTGGGCGCGCTCGACGCGCTCTTCGTCCCCGGCAAGGACCCCGTCGCCAGCCCGTTAGGCACGAAGGGGCTGGCCGAGCTGGGCCTGTGCGGCGTCGCGCCGGCGGTCGCCAACGCGGTGTGGCACGCGACCGGCGTGCGGGTGCGCGAGCTGCCGATCACGCCGGACAAGTTGTTGACTGCCTAA